One segment of Pandoraea pnomenusa DNA contains the following:
- a CDS encoding YVTN family beta-propeller repeat protein translates to MRKLLIAAGLAASLGLTALAGPARAAAPAPDSVVVVLNSADASVSLIDKATQKVVQTFPVGKEPHHLMATPDNQSLIVANSVGNNLVFLDPKTGQIQRKIENIEDPYQIGFSPDKKWFVANALRLDRVDVYRFDGKNLSVAQRIPLKKMPSHLVFTQDSKLVFISLQESNEIAAIDLASQKVLWTLKVGDSPAGVWLTPNDKYLLVGMTGADYAAVIDWRARKVIKTIPTGRGAHNFRSLADGKHVLISNRVSSTISIIDQDALTNVGNITGLLPGPDDMELSADKKTLWVTFRWARKVGIIDLASRKLINTIAVGRSPHGIYFYDRAPVL, encoded by the coding sequence ATGCGCAAACTTCTGATCGCCGCCGGTCTGGCCGCTTCCCTGGGCCTGACGGCGCTGGCCGGCCCGGCGCGGGCGGCAGCCCCGGCACCCGACAGCGTGGTGGTCGTGCTCAATTCGGCCGACGCCAGCGTAAGCCTTATCGACAAGGCCACGCAGAAGGTCGTCCAGACGTTTCCCGTGGGCAAGGAGCCGCATCACCTGATGGCCACGCCCGATAACCAGTCGCTCATCGTGGCGAACTCGGTGGGCAACAATCTCGTGTTCCTCGATCCGAAGACGGGACAGATCCAGCGCAAGATCGAAAACATTGAAGATCCGTACCAGATCGGCTTCTCGCCGGACAAGAAGTGGTTCGTGGCCAACGCGCTGCGCCTGGACCGCGTGGACGTCTACCGCTTCGACGGCAAGAACCTGAGCGTGGCGCAGCGCATCCCGCTCAAGAAGATGCCAAGCCACCTGGTCTTCACTCAGGACAGCAAGCTCGTGTTCATCTCGTTGCAGGAGTCGAACGAGATCGCCGCCATCGATCTGGCCAGCCAGAAGGTGCTGTGGACGCTGAAAGTGGGCGACAGCCCCGCCGGCGTGTGGCTCACGCCCAACGACAAGTACCTGCTCGTGGGCATGACCGGCGCCGACTACGCGGCGGTGATCGACTGGCGCGCACGGAAGGTGATCAAGACGATCCCGACCGGAAGGGGGGCGCACAACTTCCGTTCGCTCGCCGACGGCAAGCACGTGCTGATCTCCAATCGCGTGTCGAGCACGATCAGCATCATCGATCAGGACGCGCTCACGAATGTCGGCAACATTACCGGTCTGCTGCCCGGCCCCGACGACATGGAGCTCTCGGCCGACAAGAAGACGCTGTGGGTCACGTTCCGCTGGGCGCGCAAGGTCGGCATCATCGACCTGGCCTCGCGCAAGCTGATCAATACGATTGCCGTCGGACGCTCGCCGCACGGGATCTATTTCTACGACCGTGCGCCGGTGCTGTAA
- a CDS encoding EI24 domain-containing protein: MNDILRALGRALVSLLHPRMLWLTAMPFVVSGLIWGAVIWFGWEPFTDFLRVWLEQWEFTQWIYRFFGFFGVDSVRMALAPFILVALLVPLIVVTSLLLIAGWSMPAVLRHLSRRHFIHLEARQGGSFWGSLGQSLGATLIFLVAALVTLPLWLVPPFFAIVPPLLWGWLTYRVMTYDALAYHATAEERRRIVREKRLPLLVIGVATGLLGSLPTLLWVSSVIMIVLFPVIALLAIWLYVVIFVFSALWFAHYCLRALSRLRAEDARHEPTLAGTVLPVVDDARPETEDLPPALPPPGSPNGSP, translated from the coding sequence ATGAACGATATTCTTCGCGCGCTAGGGCGCGCGCTCGTGAGCCTGCTGCATCCGCGCATGCTCTGGCTCACCGCCATGCCCTTCGTCGTCTCCGGACTGATCTGGGGCGCCGTGATCTGGTTCGGCTGGGAACCATTCACCGACTTCCTGCGCGTGTGGCTCGAACAGTGGGAATTCACCCAGTGGATCTACCGCTTCTTCGGCTTCTTCGGCGTGGACAGCGTGCGCATGGCGCTCGCGCCGTTCATTCTGGTGGCGCTGCTCGTGCCGCTGATCGTCGTCACGTCGCTGCTGCTCATTGCGGGATGGTCGATGCCGGCGGTGTTGCGCCATCTCTCGCGCCGGCACTTCATTCATCTCGAGGCGCGTCAGGGCGGCTCGTTCTGGGGCAGCCTGGGCCAGTCGCTCGGGGCCACGCTCATCTTCCTCGTCGCCGCGCTCGTCACACTGCCGTTATGGCTGGTGCCACCATTCTTCGCCATCGTGCCGCCGCTGCTGTGGGGCTGGCTCACTTACCGCGTGATGACGTACGACGCGCTCGCTTACCACGCCACGGCCGAGGAGCGGCGCCGGATCGTCCGGGAGAAGCGTCTGCCGCTGCTCGTGATCGGTGTGGCAACCGGTTTGCTCGGCTCGCTGCCCACATTGCTGTGGGTCTCGTCGGTCATCATGATCGTGCTGTTCCCGGTCATCGCGCTGCTCGCGATCTGGCTCTATGTGGTGATCTTCGTCTTTTCGGCGTTGTGGTTCGCCCATTACTGCCTGCGCGCACTCTCGCGCCTTCGCGCGGAGGATGCCCGGCATGAGCCGACGCTCGCCGGTACGGTCCTGCCGGTGGTCGACGATGCCCGGCCGGAGACCGAAGACCTGCCGCCGGCACTGCCCCCTCCGGGCAGCCCCAACGGTTCGCCCTGA
- a CDS encoding competence/damage-inducible protein A produces MAVGIIIIGDEILSGRRQDKHLPKLIELLTERGMQLGWAEYVGDDPARITATLQRTFASDDIVFVTGGIGATPDDHTRQCAAAALNVPLVLTPEAEALIMERIADTSPDGRADMTQPDNRHRLKMGEFPVGARVLPNPYNKIPGFSIERHHFMPGFPVMAWPMMAWVLDTCYADLHHLTRHAERSVLVFGLAESTLTPLMEAIEAEYPGVKVFSLPSVGDAQRGPVYARRHIDLGVKGEPALVGAAFERLLAGVSALNGEIVHPADAAALPEGTAPSAQ; encoded by the coding sequence ATGGCGGTCGGCATCATCATCATCGGCGACGAGATTCTCTCGGGACGCCGCCAGGACAAGCATCTGCCCAAGCTCATCGAACTGCTTACGGAGCGTGGCATGCAGCTCGGCTGGGCCGAGTACGTGGGGGATGATCCCGCGCGCATCACGGCCACCCTGCAACGCACGTTCGCAAGCGACGACATCGTTTTCGTGACCGGCGGCATCGGCGCCACGCCGGACGATCATACGCGTCAATGCGCCGCCGCCGCGCTCAATGTGCCGCTGGTACTCACGCCCGAAGCCGAGGCGCTCATCATGGAGCGCATCGCCGACACGAGTCCGGACGGCCGTGCCGACATGACGCAGCCCGATAACCGGCACCGTCTCAAGATGGGCGAATTTCCGGTCGGCGCACGCGTGCTGCCCAACCCTTACAACAAGATCCCCGGGTTCTCCATCGAGCGCCATCATTTCATGCCGGGTTTCCCCGTGATGGCCTGGCCGATGATGGCCTGGGTGCTCGACACCTGTTACGCGGATCTGCACCACCTCACCAGGCACGCCGAACGATCGGTGCTGGTCTTCGGGCTGGCCGAATCGACGCTCACGCCGCTCATGGAGGCCATCGAGGCCGAATATCCGGGGGTGAAGGTGTTCAGCCTGCCGAGCGTGGGCGACGCACAACGCGGCCCGGTCTACGCGCGCCGCCATATCGACCTGGGTGTGAAGGGCGAGCCTGCTCTCGTCGGGGCCGCATTCGAGCGCTTGTTGGCCGGCGTGAGCGCGCTCAATGGGGAGATCGTCCATCCGGCGGACGCCGCCGCCTTGCCCGAGGGGACGGCGCCTTCGGCCCAGTGA
- a CDS encoding zinc-binding alcohol dehydrogenase family protein, whose translation MKAVGLTRYLPIDDPESLVDIELPTPTPAGRDILVKVEAISVNPVDTKVRAPKAKVDDTPRVLGWDAAGTVAAVGPDATLFRVGDPVYYAGSITRAGANSEFHLVDERIVGHMPTSLDFVSAAALPLTTITAWEALFDRLGVAPDGSDEGKSVLVVGGAGGVGSIAIQLARRVARLTVVATASRPASADWCRQLGAQHVIDHYQDIPAQLLAAGVPQVDFVLCLNDTDEHFPALAQAVAPQGKICSIVENARPLDVGLLKNKSATFVWEFMFTRAMYETPDMIAQHKLLTEVARLVDAGTLRTTLGEVIGPINAVNLRRAHAQLEGGRTIGKLVLSGF comes from the coding sequence ATGAAAGCTGTTGGATTGACCCGTTATCTGCCGATCGACGATCCCGAATCCCTCGTTGACATCGAATTGCCGACGCCCACCCCTGCGGGGCGCGACATCCTGGTCAAAGTCGAGGCCATCTCGGTCAATCCGGTCGACACCAAGGTGCGCGCGCCGAAAGCCAAGGTCGACGACACGCCGCGCGTGCTCGGATGGGACGCCGCGGGCACGGTCGCCGCGGTGGGCCCGGACGCCACGCTCTTCCGGGTCGGCGACCCGGTCTATTACGCGGGGAGCATCACGCGCGCGGGCGCGAACAGCGAATTCCATCTGGTGGATGAGCGCATCGTCGGCCATATGCCGACGTCGCTCGACTTCGTGAGTGCGGCCGCCCTGCCGCTCACGACGATCACGGCCTGGGAAGCGCTGTTCGACCGCCTCGGCGTGGCGCCCGACGGCAGCGATGAAGGAAAGTCGGTGTTGGTCGTCGGCGGCGCGGGCGGCGTCGGTTCGATCGCCATTCAGCTCGCCCGGCGCGTGGCGCGACTGACGGTGGTGGCGACGGCGTCGCGGCCGGCGTCGGCCGACTGGTGCCGGCAACTCGGCGCGCAACACGTGATCGACCACTATCAGGACATTCCGGCGCAGTTGCTGGCCGCTGGCGTGCCGCAGGTGGACTTTGTCCTGTGCCTGAACGACACCGACGAGCACTTCCCGGCGTTGGCGCAGGCCGTCGCACCGCAGGGCAAGATCTGCTCGATCGTGGAGAACGCCCGGCCGCTGGACGTCGGCCTGCTCAAGAACAAGAGCGCGACATTCGTGTGGGAGTTCATGTTCACGCGCGCCATGTACGAGACGCCCGACATGATCGCGCAGCACAAGCTGCTCACTGAAGTCGCGCGCCTGGTCGACGCCGGCACCCTTCGTACCACGCTCGGCGAGGTGATCGGTCCGATCAACGCCGTCAACCTGCGGCGCGCCCACGCCCAGCTCGAAGGCGGACGCACCATCGGCAAGCTCGTCCTGAGCGGCTTCTGA